From Deinococcus malanensis, the proteins below share one genomic window:
- the asnS gene encoding asparagine--tRNA ligase, translating into MISNIRDLKQHVGETVTLHAWLTDKSGKGKIQFLKLRDGSGFVQATVFKNDVEEDVFESAKRLTQEQALTVTGEVRADERAPGGVELSVRSLSPISENHAEYPITPKEHGIEFLMDQRHLWLRHRRPWAIMRIRDCIQRAIVDFFHGEGFVRFDAPFFTPNAAEGTTELFEIDLFGEDKAYLSQTGQLHAEAGAFAFGKVYTFGPTFRAEKSKTRRHLLEFWMVEPEVAPSNHTQNMDLQERFVSFLVRRALEECAVELELLGRDLSKLQGAANGNYPRVTYTEALEIVRQHIENKDLPPNVQEDVQPVEWGDDLGAPHETILGHHFDRPVMIEKYPAAIKAFYMQPDPENPKVALCDDMIAPEGYGEIIGGSERIHDYDLLKSRIEHEGLPLEAFDWYLDLRRVGSVPHAGFGMGLERVIAWISGIDHIREAIPFPRMLTRMRP; encoded by the coding sequence ATGATCAGCAATATTCGTGACCTGAAGCAGCACGTGGGCGAGACCGTTACGCTCCATGCCTGGCTGACCGACAAAAGCGGCAAGGGAAAGATCCAGTTCCTTAAACTCCGGGACGGTAGTGGATTCGTGCAGGCCACAGTGTTCAAAAATGATGTGGAAGAAGATGTATTCGAGTCGGCCAAACGGTTGACGCAGGAACAGGCGCTGACCGTGACTGGCGAGGTCCGCGCCGATGAGCGGGCTCCAGGCGGTGTTGAACTGAGCGTTCGGAGCCTCTCCCCCATCAGCGAAAACCATGCCGAGTACCCGATCACTCCCAAGGAGCACGGAATCGAGTTCCTTATGGACCAGCGCCATCTGTGGCTGCGTCACCGACGCCCCTGGGCCATCATGCGTATCCGCGACTGCATACAGCGTGCCATTGTGGACTTCTTCCATGGCGAAGGTTTCGTGCGGTTTGATGCCCCGTTCTTTACGCCCAACGCAGCAGAAGGCACCACTGAACTTTTTGAAATCGACCTGTTTGGCGAGGATAAGGCCTATCTGTCGCAGACCGGCCAGTTGCACGCCGAAGCCGGCGCGTTTGCCTTTGGCAAGGTGTACACCTTCGGCCCGACCTTCCGGGCCGAGAAAAGCAAGACCCGGCGGCATCTGCTGGAATTCTGGATGGTGGAGCCGGAAGTCGCGCCCAGCAACCACACGCAGAATATGGACCTGCAGGAGCGCTTCGTCAGCTTCCTTGTGCGGCGTGCGCTGGAAGAATGCGCGGTCGAACTTGAACTTCTGGGACGTGACCTCAGCAAACTCCAGGGCGCGGCTAATGGGAACTACCCCCGCGTGACCTACACCGAGGCACTCGAAATTGTCCGGCAGCACATCGAAAACAAGGACCTGCCACCCAACGTACAGGAGGATGTCCAGCCGGTCGAATGGGGCGACGACCTGGGAGCACCCCACGAGACCATCCTGGGGCACCACTTCGACCGTCCCGTGATGATCGAGAAGTATCCAGCTGCCATCAAGGCCTTCTATATGCAGCCGGACCCGGAGAACCCCAAGGTCGCCCTGTGCGACGACATGATTGCTCCCGAAGGCTACGGTGAGATCATCGGCGGCAGCGAACGCATCCATGACTACGACCTGCTGAAGTCCCGGATCGAGCATGAGGGACTGCCACTGGAAGCCTTTGACTGGTACCTGGATCTCCGCCGGGTTGGCAGCGTGCCACATGCGGGATTCGGAATGGGTCTGGAGCGGGTTATCGCCTGGATCAGTGGGATCGACCACATCCGGGAAGCCATTCCATTCCCGCGTATGCTTACACGCATGCGACCCTGA
- the tpiA gene encoding triose-phosphate isomerase — protein sequence MPKNLLALNWKMNKIPSEAQAWAAELSSALSLGDAELAVMAPAIMLPVLAAGLPAGVAFGGQDVSQHEAGAYTGEISAAMLRDVGATYAIVGHSERREYHGETDAVVAAKARQAQAHGLTPIVCVGEGLEVRERGEHVQYTLTQLRASLEGVGTDLVIAYEPVWAIGTGKTATAEDAEELAAAIRSALSEQYGQAAEGLRVLYGGSVKPDNISSICAKPNVNGALVGGASLKVADVVGMNDALM from the coding sequence ATGCCGAAAAATCTGTTGGCCCTGAACTGGAAAATGAACAAGATCCCCTCGGAGGCCCAGGCCTGGGCTGCCGAACTGTCCTCCGCACTCTCACTGGGTGACGCGGAACTGGCCGTCATGGCCCCCGCCATCATGCTTCCAGTCCTGGCAGCCGGACTGCCGGCCGGCGTGGCTTTCGGCGGACAGGATGTCAGCCAGCATGAAGCGGGGGCCTACACGGGTGAGATCAGCGCAGCCATGCTCCGAGACGTGGGAGCAACCTACGCCATCGTGGGTCATAGCGAGCGCCGCGAGTACCACGGCGAAACGGACGCTGTCGTCGCAGCCAAGGCACGCCAGGCCCAGGCCCACGGTCTGACACCCATCGTGTGTGTGGGTGAAGGACTGGAGGTGCGTGAACGTGGAGAGCACGTCCAGTACACGTTGACTCAGTTGCGCGCCAGCCTTGAAGGGGTCGGGACAGACCTCGTCATCGCCTACGAGCCGGTGTGGGCTATCGGGACTGGCAAGACCGCGACGGCTGAGGACGCTGAGGAGCTCGCCGCTGCTATCCGCAGCGCCCTGTCGGAGCAGTACGGTCAGGCTGCTGAAGGACTCCGCGTGCTGTACGGCGGAAGCGTCAAGCCGGACAACATCTCCTCCATCTGCGCCAAACCTAACGTCAATGGTGCACTGGTCGGAGGGGCCAGTCTGAAAGTTGCCGATGTCGTCGGTATGAACGACGCGCTGATGTAG
- a CDS encoding NIPSNAP family protein codes for MAVTCLLRYEVRAEHLADFETYGRRWITLVGRFGGEHHGYFLPSEGASDVAYALFTFPSLTAYEAYREQSALDPVCQKLFEQLPAYVTRYDRTFLRPVFDGQEP; via the coding sequence ATGGCCGTCACCTGCCTGCTTCGTTACGAAGTGCGCGCCGAGCATCTGGCCGATTTCGAAACGTACGGGCGCAGGTGGATTACCCTGGTCGGCCGGTTCGGAGGGGAGCACCACGGTTACTTCCTCCCCTCCGAAGGCGCCTCGGACGTGGCCTACGCACTGTTTACCTTTCCCAGCCTGACCGCATACGAGGCCTACCGCGAGCAGTCGGCCCTCGATCCTGTGTGTCAGAAGCTCTTCGAGCAGCTACCAGCCTACGTGACACGCTATGACCGAACCTTTTTGAGGCCCGTGTTCGACGGGCAGGAGCCGTAA
- a CDS encoding phosphoglycerate kinase, which produces MQHLSSLDVKGKRVLVRVDYNVPVKDGVVQDDTRVTASLPTVKALLDAGASVVLMSHFGRPKGGPEDKYSLKPVAPVLEQVLGRPVKFIASLPGSEETLLAVQQLQPGEVALLENVRFEAGEEKNNSDLNQKLARLGDAFVLDAFGSAHRTHSSVSGVAAQLPHAAGALLQTEVEALGRLTESPESPYVVIIGGAKVSDKIKVIENLLPKVDRMLIGGGMMFTFIKARGGVIGNSLVEDDQVDYARGLLEQFGNKLMLPTDAVAADRFATDAATQVVPADQIPEGWMGLDIGPDTQQAYTEALRGARTVFWNGPMGVFEFPAFAAGTNAVAAAVGSLKNQAYTVVGGGDSVSAINKSGKADQIDHISTGGGASLELLEGKALPGVEAMR; this is translated from the coding sequence ATGCAGCATCTGAGTTCGTTGGACGTAAAAGGCAAACGCGTGCTGGTGCGGGTGGACTACAACGTGCCGGTCAAGGATGGCGTAGTGCAGGACGATACCCGCGTCACCGCCAGCCTGCCTACTGTGAAGGCCCTGCTGGATGCCGGCGCCTCGGTGGTGCTGATGAGCCACTTCGGTCGGCCCAAGGGCGGTCCGGAAGACAAGTACAGTCTGAAGCCCGTGGCGCCTGTGCTGGAACAGGTCCTGGGCAGGCCGGTGAAGTTCATTGCCAGCCTTCCGGGAAGCGAAGAGACGCTCCTGGCTGTGCAGCAGTTGCAGCCTGGAGAGGTGGCCCTGCTGGAAAACGTGCGCTTTGAGGCCGGCGAGGAGAAGAACAATTCGGACCTCAACCAGAAACTCGCGCGCCTGGGCGACGCCTTCGTCCTGGATGCCTTCGGCAGTGCCCACCGGACGCACTCGTCGGTAAGCGGCGTGGCCGCCCAGCTCCCCCACGCGGCAGGCGCGCTGCTTCAGACCGAGGTCGAAGCCCTGGGCCGCCTGACCGAGTCTCCTGAATCGCCGTATGTGGTCATCATCGGCGGGGCCAAGGTCAGTGACAAGATCAAGGTCATCGAGAACCTGCTGCCGAAGGTGGACCGCATGCTGATCGGCGGCGGCATGATGTTCACCTTCATCAAGGCGCGTGGCGGCGTGATCGGCAACAGCCTGGTCGAGGACGATCAGGTCGACTATGCGCGCGGACTGCTGGAGCAGTTCGGCAACAAGCTGATGCTCCCGACCGACGCGGTGGCCGCCGACCGCTTCGCTACAGACGCGGCCACACAGGTCGTCCCTGCCGACCAGATTCCCGAAGGCTGGATGGGGCTGGATATCGGTCCGGACACCCAGCAGGCCTACACTGAGGCGCTGCGCGGCGCCAGGACGGTGTTCTGGAACGGGCCTATGGGCGTGTTCGAGTTTCCCGCGTTCGCGGCTGGCACCAATGCTGTCGCAGCCGCGGTGGGCAGCCTGAAGAATCAGGCCTATACGGTGGTGGGCGGTGGGGATTCGGTCAGCGCCATCAACAAGAGCGGCAAGGCTGACCAGATTGACCACATCAGCACGGGTGGCGGCGCCAGCCTGGAACTGCTGGAAGGCAAGGCGCTGCCTGGCGTCGAAGCGATGCGCTGA
- the gap gene encoding type I glyceraldehyde-3-phosphate dehydrogenase, giving the protein MKVGINGFGRIGRLVFRILEARGVEVVAINDLTDNRTLATLLKYDSTAGRFNGTVEFDEASLTVNGKKIQALAERDPANIKWGELGAEIVIESTGIFTDREGASKHLAGGAKKVLITAPAKNEDFSVVLGVNEQDYDPKNHNIISNASCTTNSLGAPMKLLDEAFGIEKAIMTTVHSYTNDQRVLDLPHSDLRRARAAAVNIIPTSTGAAKAVSQVYPALKGKFDGTSLRVPTPTGSISDVVVILGREVTVAEVNAVFRQAAEGSHKGIISYTEDPIVLSDIVGDPHSAIIDGGLTMAMGNLVKFFSWYDNEWGYSNRIADLVQLVQQKGS; this is encoded by the coding sequence ATGAAGGTAGGCATTAACGGCTTTGGCCGCATTGGTCGTCTGGTGTTCCGCATTCTTGAAGCGCGTGGTGTGGAGGTCGTCGCCATCAACGACCTGACAGACAACCGTACCCTCGCCACGCTCCTGAAATATGACAGCACCGCCGGACGCTTTAACGGCACCGTCGAGTTCGACGAAGCCAGCCTGACCGTCAACGGCAAGAAGATCCAGGCACTGGCCGAGCGCGATCCCGCCAACATCAAGTGGGGCGAGCTGGGCGCCGAGATCGTGATCGAGTCGACCGGCATCTTTACCGACCGCGAGGGCGCCAGCAAGCACCTTGCCGGCGGCGCCAAGAAGGTCCTGATCACCGCCCCCGCCAAGAACGAGGACTTCAGCGTGGTGCTGGGCGTCAACGAGCAGGACTACGATCCCAAGAATCACAACATCATCAGCAACGCCAGCTGCACCACCAACAGCCTGGGCGCACCGATGAAACTGCTGGATGAGGCTTTTGGAATCGAGAAAGCCATCATGACCACCGTCCACAGCTACACCAACGACCAGCGCGTGCTGGATCTGCCCCACAGCGACCTGCGCCGCGCGCGTGCAGCTGCTGTGAACATCATCCCCACCAGCACCGGTGCGGCCAAGGCCGTGTCCCAGGTGTACCCCGCGCTGAAGGGCAAGTTCGACGGCACCAGCCTGCGCGTGCCCACGCCCACCGGAAGCATCAGCGACGTGGTGGTGATCCTGGGCCGTGAAGTGACGGTCGCCGAGGTCAACGCCGTGTTCCGTCAGGCCGCCGAAGGCAGCCACAAGGGCATCATTTCCTACACCGAAGATCCCATCGTGCTGAGCGACATCGTGGGCGATCCCCACAGCGCCATCATCGACGGCGGGCTCACGATGGCCATGGGCAACCTGGTGAAGTTCTTCAGCTGGTACGACAACGAGTGGGGCTACAGCAACCGCATTGCCGACCTCGTGCAGCTCGTTCAGCAAAAAGGCAGCTAA